A single region of the Bacteroides luhongzhouii genome encodes:
- a CDS encoding efflux RND transporter periplasmic adaptor subunit has product MKKLIFVGILGLFVLGSCNNSTVTHTHNEHDHATEGHNHEAEGSEHSHEGKCNGEHNHEAADEHNESVEAHTDEIILPKAKAEAAGVKVSVIEPAPFRQVIKTSGQVLAAQGDESVAVATVAGVVSFRGKVTEGMSVGSGTPLVTISSKNIADGDPVQRARIAYEVSKKEYERMKELVKNKIVSDKDFAQAEQSYENARLSYEALSKNHSAIGQSITAPIAGYVKSILVKEGDYVTIGQPLVSVTQNRRLFLRAEVSEKYYPYLRTISSANFQTPYNNQVYELKALNGKLLSFGKAAGDNSFYVPVTFEFDNKGEVIPGSFVEVFLLSSTMENVLSLPRTALTEEQGIFFIYLQLDEEGYKKQEVTIGADNGKSVQILTGVKAGDRVVTEGAYQVRLASASNAIPAHSHEH; this is encoded by the coding sequence ATGAAAAAACTTATTTTCGTAGGAATCCTAGGCTTATTCGTGCTGGGTTCCTGTAATAATAGTACCGTCACACACACACACAATGAACACGATCATGCCACAGAAGGACATAATCACGAGGCAGAGGGTTCCGAACATTCTCATGAAGGCAAATGTAACGGAGAACACAACCATGAAGCGGCCGATGAACATAACGAGTCTGTCGAAGCGCACACTGATGAAATCATCCTTCCGAAGGCAAAAGCTGAAGCAGCCGGCGTTAAGGTGAGCGTTATCGAACCTGCACCTTTCCGGCAAGTGATTAAAACCAGCGGACAGGTGCTGGCTGCCCAAGGTGATGAATCGGTTGCCGTAGCTACAGTGGCCGGCGTTGTATCTTTCCGTGGAAAAGTAACGGAAGGAATGAGCGTCGGCAGCGGCACGCCGCTAGTCACCATTTCTTCAAAGAATATCGCCGACGGTGATCCGGTACAACGTGCCCGCATTGCCTACGAGGTATCTAAGAAGGAGTACGAACGTATGAAAGAGCTTGTTAAAAACAAGATTGTATCTGACAAGGATTTTGCACAGGCAGAGCAAAGTTATGAAAATGCCCGCCTTAGTTACGAAGCCCTTTCCAAGAATCATTCGGCTATCGGCCAAAGTATTACAGCTCCTATTGCAGGATATGTAAAAAGCATTCTTGTGAAAGAAGGTGACTACGTGACCATCGGGCAACCGCTGGTGAGCGTAACGCAGAATCGTCGTCTTTTCCTCCGTGCCGAAGTGTCGGAAAAGTATTATCCATACCTCCGTACAATCAGTTCCGCCAATTTCCAGACTCCTTATAATAATCAGGTGTACGAGTTGAAAGCATTGAACGGCAAACTTCTCTCTTTTGGAAAAGCTGCCGGAGACAACTCTTTTTATGTGCCTGTCACTTTTGAGTTCGACAATAAAGGGGAAGTGATCCCCGGATCATTCGTAGAGGTGTTCTTGCTTTCTTCAACGATGGAAAACGTACTTTCTCTCCCACGCACGGCACTGACAGAGGAACAAGGTATCTTCTTTATCTACCTGCAACTGGACGAAGAGGGTTATAAAAAACAGGAAGTAACGATAGGAGCCGACAACGGTAAAAGTGTTCAGATCCTGACCGGAGTGAAGGCTGGCGACCGTGTAGTGACCGAAGGTGCTTATCAGGTTCGACTGGCAAGCGCAAGCAATGCCATCCCGGCACATAGTCACGAACATTAA
- a CDS encoding efflux RND transporter permease subunit, whose amino-acid sequence MLNKIIHYSLHNRLVVVCAAILLLIAGTYTAMHTEVDVFPDLNAPTVVIMTEANGMAAEEVEQLVTFPVETAVNGATGVRRVRSSSTNGFSVVWVEFDWGTDIYLARQIVSEKLAVVSESLPVNVGKPTLGPQSSILGEMLIVGLTADSTSMLDLRTIADWTIRPRLLSTGGVAQVAVLGGDIKEYQIQLDPERMRHYGISMGEVMAATQDMNLNANGGVLYEFGNEYIVRGVLSTSKTEQLGKAVVKTVNNFPVTLEDIADVTIGPKAPKLGTASERGKSAVLMTITKQPATSTLELTDKLEASLKDLQKNLPPDVKVSTDIFRQSRFIESSIGNVKKSLFEGGIFVVIVLFLFLANVRTTLISLVTLPLSLLVSILTLHYMGLTINTMSLGGMAIAIGSLVDDAIVDVENVYKRLRENRQKAEAERLSTLEVVFNASKEVRMPILNSTLIIVVSFVPLFFLSGMEGRMLVPLGVAFIVALFASTVVALTLTPVLCSYLLGSNKTNKELKEAPLARWMKGGYEKALTWVLTHKRVTLGSTIALFVVALGVFFTLGRSFLPSFNEGSFTINISSLPGISLEESNKMGQRAEELLMTIPEIQTVARKTGRAELDEHALGVNVSEIEAPFELKDRSRSELVADVREKLSTITGANIEIGQPISHRIDAMLSGTKANIAIKLFGDDLNKMFSLGNQIKGAISDIPGVADLNVEQQIERPQLKIQPKREMLAKFGITLPEFSEYVNVALAGKVISQVYEQGKSFDLIVKVKDDARDEIEKIRNLMVDTNDGRKVPLSYVAEVVSAMGPNTINRENVKRKIVISANVADRDLRSVVNDIQKRIDTSVQLPEGYHIEYGGQFESEQAASRTLALTSFISIVVIFLLLYNEFRSVKESGVILLNLPLALIGGVFALVITTGEVSIPAIIGFISLFGIATRNGMLLISHYNHLQKEEGLNVYDSVIQGSLDRLNPILMTALSSALALIPLALGGDLPGNEIQSPMAKVILGGLLTSTFLNGFIVPIVYLMMHRKKAQESL is encoded by the coding sequence ATGCTTAATAAAATTATACATTACTCCCTACACAACCGATTGGTTGTAGTCTGCGCGGCCATCCTCCTGCTAATTGCGGGAACGTATACCGCCATGCATACGGAAGTAGACGTATTCCCCGACCTGAACGCACCTACGGTAGTCATCATGACCGAAGCCAACGGTATGGCTGCGGAAGAGGTTGAACAGCTCGTCACTTTTCCTGTTGAAACTGCCGTAAACGGAGCTACGGGTGTACGCCGTGTCCGCTCTTCTTCTACCAACGGATTTTCCGTTGTCTGGGTAGAATTTGATTGGGGAACCGATATTTATCTCGCTCGCCAGATTGTTAGCGAGAAATTAGCTGTGGTCAGTGAATCACTGCCGGTCAACGTCGGTAAACCGACACTCGGACCACAATCTTCCATCTTGGGCGAAATGCTCATTGTCGGTCTGACTGCCGACTCTACTTCAATGCTCGATCTTCGTACAATTGCCGACTGGACTATCCGTCCCCGTCTATTGTCTACCGGAGGAGTGGCGCAGGTTGCCGTGCTCGGAGGAGATATCAAAGAATATCAGATTCAGCTGGATCCCGAACGGATGCGTCATTACGGTATTTCAATGGGAGAAGTGATGGCTGCGACACAGGATATGAACCTGAACGCAAACGGAGGCGTGCTCTACGAATTTGGAAATGAATATATCGTACGTGGTGTACTTTCAACTTCTAAAACAGAGCAACTTGGCAAAGCGGTAGTAAAGACAGTGAACAACTTCCCTGTTACGCTGGAAGATATTGCAGACGTAACCATCGGACCGAAAGCTCCGAAACTGGGAACTGCTTCCGAGCGTGGAAAATCGGCCGTATTGATGACCATTACCAAACAACCGGCTACCAGTACGCTGGAACTGACAGATAAACTGGAAGCATCTTTGAAAGATCTTCAAAAAAACCTGCCACCGGACGTAAAAGTTTCAACGGACATATTCCGTCAAAGCCGCTTTATCGAAAGCTCCATCGGCAATGTGAAAAAATCACTCTTTGAAGGAGGTATTTTCGTAGTAATCGTACTTTTCCTGTTTCTGGCAAATGTGCGCACTACATTGATTTCATTGGTAACACTGCCTCTTTCCCTGCTCGTTTCGATTTTGACCCTACACTACATGGGACTGACAATCAACACCATGAGTCTCGGAGGTATGGCGATAGCCATCGGCTCGTTGGTAGACGACGCCATCGTCGATGTGGAAAACGTGTATAAACGACTGCGTGAGAACCGTCAGAAAGCAGAAGCGGAAAGATTAAGTACACTCGAGGTGGTATTCAATGCTTCGAAAGAGGTGCGGATGCCTATACTTAATTCTACACTGATTATCGTTGTCAGCTTTGTCCCGTTGTTCTTCCTTAGCGGAATGGAAGGCAGAATGTTGGTTCCGCTGGGCGTTGCCTTTATCGTGGCATTATTCGCGTCGACAGTAGTTGCTCTGACGCTGACTCCGGTGCTCTGTTCTTATCTATTAGGAAGCAATAAGACAAACAAGGAACTGAAAGAAGCTCCCCTTGCTCGTTGGATGAAAGGGGGGTATGAAAAGGCATTGACTTGGGTGCTGACACACAAACGAGTGACACTTGGAAGTACGATCGCACTCTTTGTGGTTGCGCTCGGAGTGTTCTTTACACTCGGACGCAGTTTCCTTCCTTCCTTTAATGAAGGGTCATTCACCATCAATATCAGTTCTCTACCGGGTATTTCACTGGAAGAAAGCAATAAAATGGGACAGCGGGCAGAAGAGTTATTGATGACGATTCCCGAAATACAAACCGTAGCCCGAAAAACGGGACGTGCCGAACTGGACGAGCACGCGTTAGGGGTAAACGTTTCCGAAATAGAAGCTCCGTTTGAACTGAAAGATCGTTCGCGCAGTGAACTGGTAGCGGATGTACGTGAGAAATTGAGTACTATCACCGGAGCAAATATAGAAATCGGACAACCAATCAGTCACCGTATCGACGCTATGTTATCAGGTACGAAAGCGAATATCGCTATCAAGCTGTTCGGAGACGACCTGAATAAGATGTTCTCACTCGGTAATCAAATTAAAGGAGCTATCAGTGATATTCCCGGTGTTGCCGACCTGAACGTGGAGCAACAGATTGAGCGTCCACAGCTGAAAATACAACCTAAACGGGAAATGTTGGCTAAGTTCGGTATTACTCTGCCGGAGTTCTCGGAATATGTGAACGTTGCTTTGGCTGGAAAAGTGATCTCGCAGGTTTATGAACAAGGCAAGAGTTTCGATCTGATCGTGAAAGTAAAGGATGATGCCCGGGATGAAATAGAAAAAATCCGCAACTTAATGGTAGACACGAACGACGGCCGGAAAGTTCCTTTGAGCTATGTAGCCGAAGTGGTATCAGCCATGGGACCAAATACGATCAACCGCGAGAATGTAAAACGTAAAATTGTGATTTCTGCCAATGTGGCCGACCGCGATTTGCGTAGTGTCGTAAATGATATTCAGAAGCGCATTGACACATCGGTACAATTGCCCGAAGGTTATCACATCGAATATGGCGGACAGTTTGAAAGTGAACAGGCTGCCAGCCGGACATTGGCGCTGACTTCATTTATCAGCATCGTAGTAATCTTCCTATTATTGTATAATGAGTTCCGTAGCGTGAAAGAGTCTGGTGTCATCTTGCTGAATCTTCCGCTGGCACTGATCGGTGGTGTATTTGCTTTGGTGATTACAACAGGAGAGGTCAGTATTCCGGCTATCATCGGTTTCATTTCCTTGTTCGGTATTGCAACACGTAACGGTATGTTGCTCATCAGCCACTACAATCATTTGCAAAAGGAAGAAGGTTTGAATGTGTATGATAGTGTGATTCAAGGTTCTCTCGACCGTCTGAATCCGATTTTGATGACAGCATTGTCTTCTGCACTGGCACTGATTCCATTGGCACTGGGCGGCGACTTGCCCGGTAACGAAATTCAAAGTCCGATGGCAAAAGTGATTTTAGGAGGATTATTAACGTCTACTTTTCTGAACGGTTTTATCGTTCCGATTGTTTATCTGATGATGCATCGGAAAAAGGCCCAGGAAAGCCTGTAG
- a CDS encoding TolC family protein, which produces MKQIMTISAALLFLTIGEVQAQNGIEQVLKNIETNNKELQANEQLITSQKLEAKTDNNLPDPTLSYAHLWGAKDKSETIGELVVSQSFDFPSLYATRNKLNRLKAGAFDSQSDVFRQEKLLQAKELCLDIIMLRQQKHILEERLRNAEELAKMYAKRLQTGDANALETNKINLELLNVRTEASLNETALRNKQQELNTLNGNIPVVFEENQYPAIPFPTDYQILKSEVMATDRTLMALGNESLVARKQIAVNKSQWLPKLELGYRRNTETGVPFNGVVVGFSFPLFENRNKVKIARAQALNIDLQKDNATLQVESELAQLYREAKTLHASMEEYSKTFQSQQDLSLLKQALTGGQISMIEYFVEVSVIYQSHQNYLQLENQYQKAMARIYKSKL; this is translated from the coding sequence ATGAAACAAATCATGACCATAAGTGCTGCACTTCTTTTCTTAACCATAGGCGAAGTGCAAGCCCAAAACGGAATTGAACAGGTATTGAAGAATATCGAAACGAACAATAAGGAGTTGCAGGCAAACGAGCAACTGATTACTTCGCAGAAGCTGGAAGCTAAAACGGATAATAACCTGCCTGATCCTACTCTTTCTTACGCACATCTATGGGGAGCGAAAGATAAAAGCGAAACAATCGGCGAACTGGTTGTTTCACAAAGCTTTGATTTCCCTAGTTTATATGCTACACGTAACAAGTTGAACCGTCTGAAAGCCGGAGCTTTTGACAGTCAGTCGGATGTTTTCCGTCAAGAGAAGCTGTTACAGGCGAAAGAACTTTGCCTAGACATTATCATGCTTCGTCAGCAAAAGCATATTTTGGAAGAACGCCTCCGCAATGCGGAAGAACTTGCAAAGATGTATGCCAAACGTCTTCAAACAGGAGATGCAAATGCTCTCGAAACCAACAAAATCAATTTGGAACTGTTGAATGTCAGAACAGAAGCGTCTCTGAACGAAACAGCACTCCGCAACAAACAGCAGGAGCTGAATACGCTGAATGGTAATATTCCGGTAGTTTTCGAGGAAAACCAATATCCGGCTATACCTTTCCCCACTGATTATCAAATATTGAAGTCGGAAGTCATGGCAACGGACCGTACTCTTATGGCACTCGGCAACGAGAGTCTTGTCGCCCGTAAACAGATTGCTGTCAATAAATCCCAATGGCTGCCAAAACTGGAACTCGGCTACCGTCGGAACACAGAAACAGGCGTACCTTTCAACGGTGTAGTGGTAGGTTTCTCTTTCCCGCTATTCGAAAATCGGAATAAAGTAAAAATCGCTAGAGCACAAGCTCTTAACATTGATTTGCAAAAGGATAATGCTACCCTGCAAGTGGAATCTGAATTGGCACAGCTTTACCGGGAAGCAAAAACACTGCATGCTTCGATGGAAGAATATAGCAAGACTTTCCAGTCGCAACAAGATCTGTCACTGCTGAAACAGGCTCTGACAGGTGGACAGATTAGCATGATCGAATATTTCGTTGAAGTTTCTGTCATCTACCAAAGCCATCAAAATTATCTGCAACTGGAAAATCAGTACCAGAAAGCAATGGCACGGATTTACAAGAGTAAGCTGTAA
- a CDS encoding methyltransferase RsmF C-terminal domain-like protein — protein sequence MELPASFIDYTRALLGDEEYAKLAVAIQQEPPVSIRLNDGKLKTENGKCTIVQQASCATDFQLSTFNFELNQVPWSSEGFYLDERLTFTFDPLFHAGCYYVQEASSMFVEQVLRQYVTGPVKMLDLCAAPGGKSTHARSVLPEGSLLVANEVIRNRSQILAENLTKWGHPDVVVTNNDPADFSALPSFFDVILTDVPCSGEGMFRKDPVAVEEWSPENVEICWQRQRRIIGDIWDTLKPGGILIYSTCTFNTKEDEENARWIQQEYGAEPLTVQIQENWNITGDLLADNCDGSKSSIPVYHFFPHKTKGEGFFLAAFRKPETGDEIPVASFSKEKASKKKDRKGGAASSPVSKEQLNIAKSWLNNENSDQYILSAEGTSIRAFSRHYADELMAMKQCLKIVSAGVEIGEVKGKDLIPDHALAMCSSLLCREAFATEEISYKQAITYLRKEAITLPVTAPRGYVLLTYRHIPLGFVKNIGNRANNLYPQEWRIRSGYLPENIRILSEDTVD from the coding sequence ATGGAATTACCTGCTTCTTTTATAGACTATACCCGCGCCCTGCTGGGCGATGAAGAATACGCCAAATTAGCTGTTGCCATCCAACAAGAACCACCTGTCAGCATCCGGTTGAATGATGGGAAATTGAAAACTGAAAATGGAAAATGCACAATTGTACAGCAAGCAAGTTGTGCTACTGATTTTCAACTTTCAACTTTTAATTTTGAATTAAATCAAGTCCCTTGGTCTTCCGAAGGGTTTTATCTGGATGAACGTCTCACTTTCACGTTTGATCCATTGTTTCATGCAGGCTGTTATTATGTTCAGGAGGCTTCTTCTATGTTTGTGGAGCAGGTGCTCCGGCAGTATGTTACCGGACCGGTGAAGATGCTGGATCTTTGTGCAGCTCCCGGTGGAAAGTCAACTCATGCCCGCAGTGTGCTTCCTGAAGGGAGTTTGCTGGTGGCTAATGAAGTCATTCGGAACCGTTCGCAGATCCTTGCGGAGAATTTAACGAAGTGGGGACATCCGGATGTGGTAGTAACTAATAATGATCCGGCAGATTTTTCGGCTTTGCCGTCTTTCTTTGACGTGATTCTTACAGATGTTCCCTGCTCCGGTGAAGGAATGTTTCGTAAAGACCCTGTCGCTGTAGAAGAGTGGAGTCCCGAGAATGTAGAAATCTGTTGGCAGCGGCAGCGGCGGATTATTGGAGATATTTGGGACACGTTGAAGCCTGGGGGAATTCTTATATATAGTACGTGTACATTTAATACGAAAGAAGATGAAGAGAATGCACGTTGGATTCAACAAGAGTATGGAGCTGAACCGTTAACTGTGCAGATACAGGAAAACTGGAATATAACAGGAGATCTCCTGGCGGATAACTGTGATGGTTCTAAATCTTCTATTCCTGTCTATCATTTTTTCCCTCATAAGACGAAAGGAGAAGGTTTTTTTCTGGCAGCTTTTCGGAAACCGGAGACAGGAGACGAGATTCCGGTAGCTTCTTTCTCGAAGGAGAAAGCTTCTAAAAAGAAAGATAGGAAAGGGGGAGCAGCATCTTCTCCTGTTTCGAAAGAACAGCTGAATATAGCAAAAAGTTGGCTGAATAATGAAAATTCGGACCAGTATATTTTGTCGGCGGAAGGAACAAGTATCCGGGCTTTTTCACGGCATTATGCTGATGAATTAATGGCGATGAAACAATGCCTGAAAATCGTATCGGCAGGAGTGGAGATAGGAGAAGTGAAAGGAAAGGATTTGATACCTGACCATGCATTGGCGATGTGTAGTTCACTTTTATGCCGGGAAGCTTTCGCTACGGAAGAAATAAGTTATAAACAGGCCATCACTTATTTACGAAAAGAGGCCATTACCTTGCCGGTAACAGCCCCTCGTGGATATGTTTTGCTTACGTATCGGCATATTCCTCTCGGATTTGTGAAGAACATCGGCAATCGTGCCAATAATCTCTATCCGCAAGAATGGCGTATTCGTAGTGGATACTTGCCGGAAAATATACGCATATTATCGGAAGACACTGTTGATTAA
- a CDS encoding DUF6249 domain-containing protein: MKNFLLALMVVLTTCTLAIAQNKTTIVRDSVGTVKVTVAKDNKANTNNTAVTVIGVDTADTDSTEVDANSSNVSTGHGKASFTFESDDDDFPFHGFGINGGILIAIISIIAVFGFPVFILFVIFFFRYKNRKARYRLAEQALAAGQPLPEEFIRENKTVDSRSQGIKNTFTGVGLFIFLWAITGEFGIGAIGLLVTFMGIGQWIIGSKQQTQGINAPQMYTTHKNEKKNQDNVKTDGFEIIPSESGEKDNGVNEEKNDENK, encoded by the coding sequence ATGAAAAATTTTCTATTAGCATTGATGGTTGTACTGACCACTTGCACACTGGCTATTGCCCAAAACAAAACCACCATTGTCCGCGATTCCGTCGGAACAGTCAAAGTAACTGTGGCCAAGGATAACAAAGCAAATACAAACAATACCGCTGTCACAGTCATCGGTGTAGATACAGCGGATACTGATTCCACAGAAGTAGATGCAAACTCTAGTAATGTCAGTACAGGTCATGGTAAGGCCAGTTTTACATTCGAATCGGACGACGACGATTTCCCATTCCATGGTTTTGGTATTAATGGAGGTATTCTCATAGCAATCATATCGATCATTGCCGTATTCGGATTTCCGGTATTCATTCTGTTTGTAATCTTCTTTTTCCGTTATAAAAACCGGAAAGCACGCTATCGCCTTGCCGAACAGGCACTCGCAGCAGGTCAGCCATTGCCAGAAGAATTTATTCGTGAAAACAAAACGGTTGACTCACGTTCACAAGGCATCAAGAACACCTTTACAGGTGTCGGTCTTTTCATCTTCCTTTGGGCAATCACCGGTGAATTCGGAATTGGAGCTATTGGTTTACTTGTTACATTTATGGGTATCGGACAATGGATTATCGGCAGCAAACAACAGACTCAAGGTATAAATGCTCCCCAGATGTATACTACCCATAAAAATGAAAAAAAGAATCAGGATAACGTCAAAACCGATGGCTTCGAAATCATCCCTTCCGAATCCGGAGAGAAAGATAATGGAGTAAACGAAGAAAAGAACGACGAGAATAAATGA
- a CDS encoding RNA polymerase sigma factor: MSQLNDISLVAQVVVFKNTRAFDQLVGKYQSPIRRFFLNLTCGDSELSDDLAQDTFIKAYTNIASFRNLSSFSTWLYRIAYNVFYDYIRSRKETADLDTKEIDAINSTEQENVGQKMDVYQSLRMLKEVERTCIMLFYMEDISIDKIAGIVGVPSGTVKSHLSRGKEKLATYLKQNGYGRNRQ, translated from the coding sequence ATGAGCCAACTCAATGATATATCGTTAGTCGCACAGGTCGTGGTGTTCAAGAACACCAGGGCCTTCGACCAGTTGGTCGGGAAGTACCAGTCACCCATCCGACGATTCTTCCTGAACCTGACTTGCGGCGACAGCGAATTGAGTGACGACCTTGCACAAGATACGTTTATCAAAGCATATACAAACATTGCCTCTTTTCGAAATTTGTCAAGCTTCTCTACGTGGCTGTACCGTATTGCTTATAATGTTTTTTATGATTATATTCGCAGCCGGAAAGAGACAGCCGACTTGGATACAAAAGAAATAGACGCCATTAACAGTACCGAACAAGAGAATGTAGGACAGAAAATGGATGTCTACCAGTCACTCAGAATGCTTAAGGAAGTGGAAAGAACCTGCATTATGTTGTTCTATATGGAGGACATCAGCATCGACAAAATAGCAGGTATTGTAGGAGTACCGTCAGGAACGGTGAAAAGCCACCTGTCACGTGGAAAAGAAAAATTAGCAACGTATTTAAAACAAAACGGTTATGGCAGAAATAGACAATGA
- a CDS encoding DUF5056 domain-containing protein yields MAEIDNDKLLRDFFAENKQEIADNGFSRRVMHHLPGRSNHLARIWSAFVMAVAAVLFVWLGGLEAAWETIREVFIGMINHGTTSLDPKSIIIAAVVLLFMATRKVASMA; encoded by the coding sequence ATGGCAGAAATAGACAATGATAAGCTCTTGCGTGATTTCTTCGCAGAAAACAAGCAGGAAATAGCTGACAACGGATTCAGTCGCCGTGTCATGCACCATTTACCCGGTCGTAGCAACCACTTGGCTCGTATCTGGAGTGCCTTCGTAATGGCTGTGGCCGCCGTACTTTTTGTATGGTTAGGCGGATTGGAAGCAGCTTGGGAAACAATAAGAGAAGTATTTATCGGTATGATTAATCATGGCACTACCAGCCTTGATCCAAAGTCAATAATTATCGCAGCTGTTGTACTATTATTTATGGCTACACGAAAGGTCGCTTCTATGGCATAA